TATGCTTAGGATAttatatcatatgatattttctaaaacttaaattttaaaataccaactGTGCAGCATAAATAATGTAATGGGAGAAGCATTAGTCTTAGAGTACTAGAAGTCCAGATGAAGTCTAGATTTGTGGTAAGTCTTCAGTCTCTAAACATGTCTTTTCCTTTGTGAAGTGGTGCTAATAGTAACTACCTTGAAAAATTATTGATAAATGAGATATGTAAGTATATCAAATCGCTTTGCACATTGTAAGGCACTCTAGGAATGTTAGATGTTACTTTAATTGGTGTAAAACCAGCCCATAGGCCCTTCCCACTGTGAACCAAACATTTTGTAATCTTACAGAAGCatgtttttttactgttttattttttaatgtttatttatttttgggagaggcagagcatgagcgggggagggagagagagagagagggagacacagaatctgaagaagcaggctccagactctgagctgtcaggcagAGCTGGATGTCGGGcatgaactcacggaccatgagatcatgacctgagccaaagtcaggcgcttaaccaactgaaccacccgggcacccccagaagcatgcatttttaaaatttattttaaaaaatcaggccTTACTTAGCTATAAATACTGAAGAAACTATCTACATTTTCTGATTTAAGGGACATTCCAGAACTGAGCTTTCTAGCCTGTTTAGAATCTTCTCCTGTGAAAACAGGTTGATTTTATCTAGAATAGCGTTTTCTATTCTTGATTATCATGAAATTGTTAATTCCTAATTACATATTCAACATTGTACAGATGGTGATAGCAACTTAGAATTTCACAATTTCATCCTACTGTCCATTATAACCCTTAAAAgagtctgaattttaaaaagaaacattgtcTTTATAAGTAAGATTTGGCTCATGAATTATGTAATATTAATAGTaagtctaatttttcttttacagcaAATAGAGATCACTCTAAAGATGAATTCTGCCTTGCAACAAAAAAGGTCATTTGTGACCCTTCAGAGACTAGCTCGACAACGCATCCCAGCAGTGTTACTTTAAGCTTATCGACACTACAATCTGATTCTCATTACAGCCAAAGTATAGACGCAGGTGATGACTGGTTTTCTGATGATACTCTAGCAAAAAAGAGCTCTCCAATGCCTTTTCTCAGAGAACCTCAAatggaaaaagtattttcataCCTGTCAACAATTTCATTAGAAGAATGTACTGAAAATGTACTGAATATGACACTTTATGATGATCAGAAAGATGACAGcattaaggaaatattttcacGAAGAAATGCAGAAGTTGAAATACAAAAATTTCAACATAATAttgaatgacttttttcttttgaaactttgtGTACACTGAAATCATGGAAAGTTAAAACCAAATTACCAGCTTCTGAGTctcttaaaatgtccatactaatattacttttcttattccttgCCATATAGTGGTCCTACTTCCCTTGATGAttcttatttctagaaataattaCAGGAAGAATTAGAGTGACATCATGAACATTAAGCTTAACTCCTTGTATCTCATCAAAAGATAtaacaaataatacaaatgtatttcaacatgcaggaaaataagaaattttcagCACAAATAGAGTTTTGAATAAAACATTCACAACATTCCTTatacttttgacatttttaattttatttcaatgtgGGTAGGGCTGGGCAGAATACTTTCATCagcttttctgaattttaaatgcaTCAATCACCtacaattcaatttttattttgtcacgATTTTGGTAAACAATATACTCAATATCTGTTGCTCTTCTAGGGGAGCCTGGAACACTGTGAAGAATccagaatataatttttctttgccCTCTCCTATGTCTGCTTCTCAGAATGGTTTCCTAATCCTTACCCCACTGTGATGAAAATGTGGGCATCTATGTTCTTAAGCCTCTGATTCAAGCTAGATGAATCAGAGTTCCTCTCTAATCAGAGACCCTTGGTCAGAGTTCTGTGTTTGGTCCTGAGGGATTTCTGACACCCACTCtgtaattaatcttttttttcctctttatcctAAATACTGTCCATGTACTTagtcccctttttctttctttggggaaaaattgCTAAATACAATACTAGCTTTTGTGCTTAATTTACTCATACTGACACTTGTGCATATCTTCCCAAGAGATAAATCATACCtattaaagtaaatgaaaataaacttgtcTCAGTTAAGATAGTAGCATTACTCAGTCTGTCCCATTACCCCTTTCTGTCCCAGGGGAAAtagtaaaaatgattaaaacaccTCTGTCTTCTAAAGCACCTTGTCATTTCTACAAGTTATTGGTTGTGAGAACATCTATCTAATATCCACCCCTACATCTAAATAAGCTATTTCAGCTCAATGTCTGTAAGGAATAGCATATATATAAATTGTTCTCTGTCCCTTGGTGTCCTACCAACTCATATCTTACTGCCTATCCCAGAAAAGTCATCTCTAATTTTGGTGAGATGCTATAACTTTCCTACGAATTTGGGGTTGGAGATAAGAGATTCTAGCTTTGATCTCATTAGTCTTTGGAATAGAGGAAACAAACTGGGGAGCTGTGGGCTGCCATGTCCTACCTTGtggtttgggaagaaaaaaaacagtaaatctGCTGTGAGAGAGCAGTGAAGCACTTGCAAAGTGAAAAGCAGACATGAGAGGTCAGGAGAATGTAATTCCTGGCTTTCTAACAGTCCTCCATTTCCTTGTTCCAGCTCTTCATGAAGCCTGCCCTTGGCTTGGTATGGCACACGTTATCCTAATAATAAATTAACCTATTTTCTTAAGCTAGCAAGATCTGACATTTATTAGTGTCCTGTTTTTAACTATTGTTCTGGGCTTTGGCAAAGTACcttgtaattttataataaattattgtttttgcATAATGCAGAAAGAGCTTTGTTTCTGTTACTATGACCAAAGCATCCTAACCAAATTCCTGTCATTATAAGTGAAAATTAactatatgtatgcatatacagtAATTGTTATATTATGATAGAATAGAttgaattttgtttctcaaaaccTAACACATTTACATGTTGATTAAAATGTTATTCTATATCATaggtatatacatttttctctttgaaaagacTAATGAACAGTACATA
The window above is part of the Prionailurus bengalensis isolate Pbe53 chromosome C1, Fcat_Pben_1.1_paternal_pri, whole genome shotgun sequence genome. Proteins encoded here:
- the CC1H1orf185 gene encoding uncharacterized protein C1orf185 homolog, whose translation is MTSLPFKFHWLELHHMASPNGFLNPLTYFLAAGAVTLGIGFFALASALWFLICKRREIFQNSKFKATDERCRQRSSKAKIKSHSQCVFISRNFHTGGYQLQEEQRKKETACIKANRDHSKDEFCLATKKVICDPSETSSTTHPSSVTLSLSTLQSDSHYSQSIDAGDDWFSDDTLAKKSSPMPFLREPQMEKVFSYLSTISLEECTENVLNMTLYDDQKDDSIKEIFSRRNAEVEIQKFQHNIE